Proteins encoded within one genomic window of Terriglobales bacterium:
- a CDS encoding DEAD/DEAH box helicase family protein, whose amino-acid sequence MKSTARKPKRVSSSKLDSNEDRFDQRLALCRWLFGLFGAKDLRDLTADGHWDEYEGFTEEGQTVFLPLISNRKGNHPSITRELVTEYDANIVRHWNEITARRQENGKRPLPKYFQYLALLFTEIYLDRYFYDIETLRLNLNEHLVAFNNGLKKQLSPYETDELRKLALWSATGSGKTLLMHVNVKQYLHYSKKYGQERNLNKIILLTPNERLSEQHETEFEKSGLHGEIFQKDAATLFQENRVEIIDIYKLREESRQKTVDVEAFEGNNLVLVDEGHRGSSGEESAWMEYRAKLCAQGFSFEYSATFGQAMRATNNRDLPDQYAKSILFDYSYKYFYRDGYGKQYQILNLNDWISENREIYLTACLLAFYQQLRIFQDFGPEVMPYNIEKPLWVFVAARVAAMPSAKEVSDVMDVLLFLGRFLSAEDHPAVLQRLEALVSGTAAIVDREQKALFRRSFGYLATLGMSAEQVFEDILHTVFNTHSPGTLRLNWLKRSDGELALQIGENAPFGVVNIGDSKNLFDQSRAQKSINATEQELSTSLFETINARESSVNLLIGAKKFSEGWNSFRVTTLGLMNVGKSEGSQIIQLFGRGVRLWGRDFSLKRSKTLPGKHPTHLPELEKLYVFGLKADYMDRFREFLDAEGVPAEVIELSLPIVKNSWPSRLRVLRSVGFDFKKDGENPALDRWPGGKAPRIVLDWYPRVFSLRAADDRADDRKATKSEGKLTSAHLAFVNLDSIYFELQQFKSDKGWHNLSLPKPKIAELLNDQTWYTLFIPPEILQFRDFGQVRIWEQIAVGLLKKYCERFYNLKKSAAEAPHLKYVELTPEDENFIEADQYVVRLDEGDVGLQHQLEDLRATIFRLREAIKSGDFSGVVLAGFGPELKPLFVRQHLYHPLIYADGVEVTPVALNDGERQFVEELRDFYQAEKARLFAGKELYLLRNRSRGRGIGFFEAGNFYPDFIVWVLSDENQYITFVDPKGIIHEFGLDSPKLQLYRLIKEKQKALNDPKIVLNSFILSRTPFNQITWINGGVTKQNVQDRNVLFLEDGGAVYLQQLFSRILNDNASDII is encoded by the coding sequence TTGAAAAGCACCGCGCGAAAACCAAAACGTGTGAGTAGTTCCAAGCTCGATAGTAATGAGGACCGATTTGATCAGCGGTTGGCATTGTGCCGATGGTTATTTGGACTCTTCGGCGCAAAGGATCTGCGAGATTTGACGGCCGATGGGCACTGGGATGAGTACGAGGGCTTTACGGAGGAAGGTCAGACAGTTTTTCTCCCACTGATCAGCAACCGAAAGGGCAATCATCCGTCAATCACAAGGGAGCTCGTGACAGAATATGACGCCAACATTGTTAGGCACTGGAACGAGATCACAGCTCGCCGGCAGGAAAACGGCAAACGTCCGCTGCCAAAATACTTCCAGTATTTGGCTTTGTTATTTACTGAGATCTACCTTGATCGCTATTTTTATGACATCGAAACGCTGCGGCTGAATTTGAACGAACATCTGGTAGCTTTCAACAACGGGTTGAAGAAGCAACTCTCCCCGTATGAGACTGACGAGCTTCGAAAGCTCGCTCTGTGGTCTGCAACTGGATCGGGCAAAACGCTGCTGATGCACGTCAATGTCAAACAATACCTGCATTATTCGAAAAAGTATGGCCAAGAGCGCAACCTAAACAAAATCATTCTGCTGACGCCGAACGAACGACTTTCAGAACAGCACGAAACCGAGTTCGAGAAGTCTGGCCTTCACGGTGAGATTTTCCAAAAGGACGCCGCGACGCTTTTTCAGGAGAATCGTGTAGAGATCATCGACATCTACAAGCTCAGGGAAGAGTCAAGGCAGAAAACAGTCGATGTCGAAGCATTTGAAGGCAATAATTTGGTACTGGTCGATGAAGGCCACCGCGGGTCCTCAGGAGAGGAGAGCGCGTGGATGGAATACCGCGCCAAGCTGTGTGCTCAAGGGTTTTCGTTTGAGTACTCCGCCACCTTTGGTCAGGCTATGCGGGCCACAAACAATCGCGACCTTCCCGATCAATATGCGAAATCAATCCTTTTCGACTATTCCTACAAGTACTTCTACCGCGACGGATACGGCAAGCAATACCAAATCCTCAACCTAAACGACTGGATATCAGAAAACCGCGAGATATATCTAACCGCGTGTCTCCTGGCTTTTTATCAGCAACTTCGGATCTTCCAAGACTTCGGCCCTGAAGTGATGCCGTACAACATAGAAAAACCACTGTGGGTGTTCGTTGCTGCACGCGTTGCGGCGATGCCGTCGGCAAAGGAAGTCTCCGATGTTATGGACGTTCTGCTTTTTCTAGGCCGCTTTTTAAGCGCAGAAGATCACCCAGCAGTGCTGCAACGATTAGAGGCCCTCGTCAGCGGAACTGCTGCGATAGTAGATCGCGAGCAGAAAGCTCTCTTTCGCAGGAGCTTCGGTTATCTTGCGACGCTGGGAATGTCCGCGGAACAGGTCTTCGAGGACATCCTGCACACTGTTTTCAATACGCACAGCCCCGGCACGCTAAGGCTCAATTGGCTAAAACGTAGTGACGGAGAACTCGCTCTGCAAATCGGCGAGAACGCCCCTTTCGGTGTGGTGAACATTGGGGATTCGAAGAACTTGTTCGATCAGTCTCGCGCGCAAAAATCCATAAACGCGACGGAACAGGAATTATCGACGTCGTTATTCGAAACCATCAATGCTCGGGAAAGTTCAGTTAATCTCTTGATTGGGGCCAAGAAGTTCAGTGAGGGCTGGAATAGTTTTCGAGTCACGACCCTTGGTCTGATGAACGTCGGAAAGTCTGAAGGCTCACAGATTATTCAATTGTTTGGTCGTGGTGTCCGACTGTGGGGACGGGACTTTTCGTTGAAGCGAAGCAAAACGCTACCCGGAAAACACCCAACACACCTTCCGGAATTGGAGAAGCTGTATGTCTTCGGCCTGAAGGCCGACTACATGGATCGTTTTCGAGAGTTTCTCGACGCCGAAGGCGTCCCAGCAGAGGTAATTGAGCTATCGTTACCGATTGTTAAGAATTCTTGGCCCTCGCGCTTGCGTGTACTCCGATCAGTTGGATTTGATTTTAAGAAAGACGGTGAAAACCCGGCTCTGGATAGGTGGCCAGGAGGCAAAGCTCCTCGAATTGTGCTGGATTGGTATCCGAGGGTCTTTTCTCTGAGAGCTGCGGATGATCGCGCAGATGACCGCAAAGCAACAAAGAGCGAAGGAAAATTGACTTCGGCTCATCTGGCTTTCGTAAATTTGGATTCGATTTATTTCGAACTTCAGCAGTTCAAGAGCGATAAGGGTTGGCATAATCTCAGCTTGCCGAAACCGAAGATCGCGGAACTTTTGAACGATCAAACTTGGTACACGCTATTCATTCCCCCGGAGATTCTTCAATTTCGGGATTTCGGGCAAGTTCGGATTTGGGAGCAGATCGCTGTCGGCTTGCTCAAGAAGTACTGCGAGAGGTTTTACAACCTCAAAAAGTCTGCCGCCGAGGCGCCGCATCTTAAATACGTGGAATTGACGCCCGAAGATGAAAACTTTATCGAGGCCGATCAATATGTTGTGCGTTTAGACGAGGGCGATGTCGGTCTGCAACACCAATTGGAAGACTTGCGAGCAACGATCTTTCGTTTGAGAGAAGCAATTAAGAGCGGCGACTTCAGCGGTGTGGTGTTAGCCGGGTTCGGGCCAGAGTTGAAGCCGTTGTTCGTCCGCCAGCACCTCTACCATCCGCTGATCTACGCAGATGGCGTCGAAGTGACACCGGTAGCGTTAAACGACGGCGAACGTCAATTCGTAGAAGAACTGCGCGATTTTTATCAGGCTGAAAAGGCCCGCCTTTTTGCGGGAAAGGAGTTGTATCTTCTCCGAAACCGTTCTCGTGGCCGGGGAATCGGCTTTTTTGAGGCTGGCAATTTCTATCCTGATTTCATAGTTTGGGTACTCAGCGACGAAAACCAGTACATCACGTTCGTCGATCCCAAAGGGATTATTCACGAGTTCGGACTAGACTCCCCAAAATTGCAGCTCTACCGGCTAATCAAGGAAAAGCAAAAGGCATTGAACGATCCCAAAATCGTCTTGAATTCCTTCATCTTATCGCGTACCCCTTTCAACCAGATCACGTGGATCAACGGTGGCGTCACAAAGCAAAATGTGCAAGATCGAAATGTGTTGTTTCTGGAGGACGGCGGAGCAGTCTACTTGCAGCAGCTCTTTTCACGAATTCTTAATGACAACGCTTCCGATATCATCTAA
- a CDS encoding DNA cytosine methyltransferase, which yields MGQLHRGNSIGTISRPRSRTAIDLFAGSGGLTEGLKTAGFTVIAAVEIDPLAVKTYSKNHPEVVVFETDIRKLKCRTMMRKVRKKKGEIDLLAGCPPCQGFSTLKTLNGSAQVEDKRNDLVFEYLRFVREIRPKAIMLENVPGLASDKRMEKLSKALEELGYECQFEVLDAQEFGVPQRRRRLILVGSLYGKVGFGRRTIKPKTVWQALRGLSSRKRTDPLHDVRPSKRSDRITELIALIPKNGGSRSSLPRRMKLRCHRRSTGFKDVYGRMAWKKVAPTITTGCVNPSKGRFLHPVANRAITLREAAVLQSFPRSYFFSLEKGKFAVAALIGNALPPEFIRRHARKIYRFLEKSDAQHRRSPRAKSHAPKSV from the coding sequence GTGGGACAGCTACATCGCGGAAACTCAATAGGGACGATCTCACGACCGCGCAGTCGCACCGCGATAGATCTCTTCGCTGGCAGCGGTGGGCTGACCGAGGGGCTGAAGACGGCTGGCTTTACGGTTATCGCTGCTGTCGAGATTGATCCTCTTGCCGTAAAAACATATTCCAAGAACCATCCAGAAGTCGTTGTCTTCGAGACGGACATCCGCAAGCTAAAGTGCCGGACTATGATGCGGAAGGTTCGGAAGAAAAAAGGCGAGATCGATCTGTTAGCGGGATGCCCGCCGTGCCAGGGGTTCTCGACTCTGAAAACGCTCAACGGCTCTGCTCAAGTTGAAGACAAGCGGAATGATCTCGTTTTTGAATACCTGCGCTTCGTGCGGGAGATCCGTCCCAAGGCCATTATGCTTGAAAATGTTCCGGGGCTTGCTTCCGACAAGCGCATGGAAAAGCTCAGTAAAGCCCTTGAGGAGCTTGGGTACGAGTGCCAATTCGAGGTCTTGGATGCTCAAGAATTTGGAGTTCCGCAGCGTCGTCGGCGATTGATCTTGGTTGGGAGCCTTTACGGTAAAGTGGGGTTCGGCAGGCGCACCATCAAACCCAAGACGGTCTGGCAGGCTCTGCGCGGGCTGAGTAGCAGAAAGCGAACGGACCCGTTACATGATGTCAGACCTTCAAAGCGATCAGATCGAATAACTGAGCTCATTGCGCTTATTCCGAAAAACGGGGGTAGTCGTTCCAGCCTTCCGAGACGCATGAAGTTGCGCTGTCATCGTCGGTCCACGGGATTTAAGGATGTTTACGGTCGAATGGCTTGGAAGAAGGTAGCCCCGACGATCACGACCGGTTGTGTGAATCCGTCAAAAGGTCGGTTTTTGCATCCTGTAGCTAATCGTGCGATCACGCTACGAGAGGCTGCGGTCCTTCAATCATTTCCCAGGAGCTACTTTTTCTCGCTTGAAAAAGGTAAGTTTGCAGTGGCTGCTCTCATCGGGAACGCACTTCCACCTGAGTTTATTCGCCGCCATGCAAGAAAAATTTACAGATTCTTAGAGAAGTCGGATGCCCAACATAGAAGAAGTCCTCGCGCAAAATCTCACGCGCCCAAATCAGTATGA
- a CDS encoding site-specific DNA-methyltransferase — protein sequence MDDLDSATAPQANQYLAKVKAIRGIAHKLIDFLAQLEDFQKKLWLKKKFVTEVNYCITVDRIAPELYPAIVENNAQVQEWGELLRIGNLPKDVFDVEINPQNIRVEDLKRLPSLVVDTCHFDQNFRDALLSNVQDFDESISGLLIQGDNAHSLRLIQEAFKDRIRCTYIDPPYNRGGDDFNYKDNYQHSSWLTMIRERLAMSHPLLAKNGVIFASIDENERANLEHALSEVFGGNNRVEELIWVQNTTHSQSPTYSTNHEYVEVFAKNKPATMQEPSMYREPKPGFVELQDLVTRLNPEYPSIEKVQEEIQKVMMQHLEEYKQELASMGLQYNSETKKQDPWRGIYSYSFAEYRDPDGRLVPESEAKAKNATLVIWTESDASMPAAKQSPTTRDPNDDNFRFYKPPHPITGQPCPHPKTGWRMPYRWPDESRESFERFAQRDRIVWGKDETKVPRYKRFLHEVETNVAKSVIHDYTDGEKQVADLFGRANAFPNPKPSTLIQRFILQTCSGGDYVMDFFAGSGTTFQATWEAAEELRKPLRFVASDMGAHFDDIMLPRLKKLMFSKRWVDGIPNHKEGRSAMVKYLRLESYEDALNNLRLRPRTFAQQSLLDSYESMREDYLLRYMLNVEAEASASLLSVDHFGEPFNCSMQIATGTVGETRSVTIDLVETFNYLIGLRVTRVDHHNGFRIVEGHTSERKAALVIWRNTKEKSIADLDAFFLESYNTRKAKIDIIYVNGDNHLENLRSAQDRWEVRLIEKEFQERMFDGRDV from the coding sequence TTGGACGATCTCGACTCTGCAACGGCACCCCAGGCAAACCAGTATCTCGCGAAGGTCAAGGCGATTCGCGGGATTGCTCACAAGCTCATTGATTTCCTAGCTCAGCTCGAAGATTTCCAGAAGAAGCTTTGGCTCAAGAAGAAGTTCGTAACGGAGGTCAATTACTGCATCACGGTGGATCGCATCGCACCTGAGCTTTATCCCGCGATCGTTGAGAATAACGCTCAGGTGCAGGAGTGGGGTGAATTGCTGAGAATTGGAAACCTGCCGAAAGATGTTTTTGATGTGGAGATTAATCCGCAAAACATTCGCGTTGAGGATTTGAAGAGGCTGCCGAGCCTAGTAGTCGATACTTGTCATTTCGATCAGAACTTTCGCGATGCACTTTTGTCGAATGTTCAGGACTTCGATGAATCGATCAGCGGATTACTAATCCAAGGCGATAACGCCCATTCACTGCGGTTGATTCAAGAAGCGTTCAAGGACCGAATCCGCTGCACCTATATCGACCCGCCATACAACCGGGGAGGGGATGATTTCAATTACAAAGACAATTACCAGCACTCCAGTTGGCTGACGATGATCCGTGAACGGCTTGCGATGTCCCATCCACTCCTCGCGAAAAATGGAGTCATATTTGCCAGCATTGATGAGAACGAGCGCGCGAATTTGGAGCATGCTCTGTCAGAGGTATTCGGGGGCAATAATCGGGTTGAAGAGTTGATCTGGGTGCAGAACACGACTCACAGTCAATCGCCGACATACTCGACAAATCACGAATACGTTGAGGTTTTTGCTAAGAACAAACCAGCCACTATGCAGGAACCCAGTATGTATCGTGAGCCGAAACCCGGGTTTGTTGAATTGCAGGACTTAGTGACGCGGCTCAACCCTGAATACCCATCAATTGAAAAAGTCCAAGAAGAGATTCAAAAGGTAATGATGCAGCACCTGGAAGAATACAAGCAAGAACTCGCCAGTATGGGTCTGCAATACAACTCCGAAACCAAGAAGCAGGACCCTTGGCGTGGAATCTACAGTTACAGCTTCGCAGAATATCGAGATCCTGATGGGCGGCTCGTACCTGAATCGGAAGCAAAAGCAAAGAACGCAACTCTCGTCATTTGGACCGAGTCCGACGCTTCAATGCCAGCAGCAAAACAATCTCCGACGACTAGAGATCCAAACGACGATAACTTTCGCTTTTACAAGCCACCGCACCCCATCACCGGACAGCCATGTCCTCATCCAAAGACGGGGTGGCGCATGCCATATCGATGGCCGGATGAAAGCCGCGAGAGTTTTGAGCGCTTTGCGCAACGAGATCGCATAGTGTGGGGGAAAGACGAAACCAAGGTTCCGAGGTACAAACGCTTTCTGCACGAGGTTGAAACAAATGTGGCGAAGTCCGTGATACACGACTACACCGATGGCGAAAAACAAGTAGCTGACCTCTTCGGAAGAGCAAACGCCTTCCCCAATCCAAAGCCTTCCACACTGATCCAAAGATTCATCCTTCAGACTTGTAGTGGTGGTGATTACGTAATGGACTTTTTCGCCGGTTCGGGCACCACGTTTCAGGCGACATGGGAGGCGGCGGAAGAGCTGCGTAAACCATTGCGGTTTGTGGCAAGTGACATGGGAGCTCACTTTGATGACATCATGCTTCCGCGATTGAAGAAACTGATGTTTTCAAAAAGATGGGTCGATGGCATTCCGAATCACAAAGAGGGACGCAGCGCAATGGTGAAATATCTACGCCTGGAGTCCTATGAAGATGCTCTTAACAATCTTCGGCTTAGACCGCGGACGTTCGCACAGCAAAGCCTACTCGACAGCTATGAGTCAATGCGCGAGGATTATCTGCTCCGCTACATGTTGAATGTAGAGGCAGAAGCATCTGCCTCTCTATTAAGCGTCGATCACTTCGGAGAACCATTCAATTGCTCAATGCAGATCGCAACAGGCACCGTAGGAGAAACACGATCTGTCACCATTGATCTGGTGGAGACATTCAACTATCTCATCGGTTTGCGAGTGACTCGGGTTGATCATCATAATGGCTTCAGAATCGTAGAGGGGCACACCTCGGAAAGAAAAGCCGCCCTAGTCATTTGGCGGAATACAAAAGAAAAGTCAATCGCAGACCTCGATGCTTTCTTCTTGGAGTCCTACAACACCAGAAAGGCCAAGATCGACATCATCTATGTAAATGGTGACAACCACTTGGAAAACCTTCGCAGCGCTCAAGACCGCTGGGAGGTGAGGCTGATCGAGAAGGAATTCCAAGAGAGGATGTTCGACGGAAGAGACGTTTAG
- a CDS encoding helix-turn-helix transcriptional regulator: MAFLAGVTELAQERGLTLEELERLVAAQGQHDDGSHERALGRAVKKLREEQHMSRKTLAVSAGIPVRLLIQVERGHGGHASLAEVCRIAHALKLTPHELMAVYEKAYKQANWNPNSDNS, from the coding sequence ATGGCATTCCTTGCGGGGGTCACAGAACTTGCACAAGAGAGAGGTCTGACTTTAGAGGAGTTAGAACGTCTTGTGGCGGCTCAGGGGCAACACGATGACGGATCACACGAACGGGCCTTGGGACGGGCTGTTAAGAAGTTGCGCGAAGAACAACATATGAGCCGAAAGACGCTGGCTGTGTCAGCGGGCATTCCAGTGCGGCTCTTGATTCAGGTCGAGCGAGGTCATGGAGGCCATGCTTCGCTAGCAGAAGTTTGCCGGATAGCCCACGCCTTGAAGCTGACGCCGCACGAATTGATGGCGGTTTATGAGAAAGCCTACAAGCAGGCCAACTGGAACCCAAATTCTGATAACAGCTAG
- a CDS encoding ATP-dependent DNA helicase produces MPNIEEVLAQNLTRPNQYDAALDDTPEILALACAGSGKSRTLAYRIARLIAQGIDPKGIVAFTFTEKAAESIKLRVASALKAVGIPDTMLGAMYIGTIHSYCQNLLGAMDARYRQFDVLDENRLKLYLISRYPQLGLHHLRNRNGRQVGYFEVIRQVSDAWKVLNDEMLDIASVGQHDAALGDVLQCLRTRLNQDQYIDFSMMIRLAVEALLAGTPQARHAVGELRHLIVDEYQDVNPAQEVLISQLHSLGATLFVVGDDDQAIYSWRGADVSNILDFQQRFPNAARHNLPKNFRSTPAIVGAADAFIAAELGARRLTKNPQADVPNGPEDFRKLWFQSRADEASWVADRILALLGTRYQEKDGTIRGLTPADFAILMRSTRQPEGDGSPRHLAFTQALSARKIDYSLEAGGGIFDRPQVRVLRDIFGLLRNDNPARDILQNLFESAIEPVYPDANFSRFANVMADWGRRIHPPAGVRQRLFPQQLVHDLLEALGIQSSNFDSGTMQDLGVFSRMLQDVETVYLSIDSPRRFGEILNFLEHVAETGYDTSTHDVLLRPDAVTVSTVHKVKGLEFPVVFVVDVESQRFPKNRSAYDGWLPQAVIGSSLNRGAYQSTPQEEARLFYTAITRAERFLYVTGSANLPGARRVKSRSSYFLRLAHQQLLEIPNGLPAGLQPHAQRRRIDETVMPTSFSEARYFLRCPKDFQFRKSFGFSPAISEMFGFGKTVHTAVEKLHELFPTTVPTSDQAGQIAEQTFHLKHVAPSQDPINRPGGYERAKAKAVSILREYTNQFAEDFIQERAVEVRFEIPLTHAVLMGAIDLLLKVDENNQILDATVIDFKAIEGGPDPTNNPDLDWTMLALQVQLYAHAAREVLTQAARTGSVHLLKDNQRLEVPITDQSIAAAIANVEWAVDRILLGEFPMRPHPDKCATCDFRSLCPKTPQNFQTAAPPEIHVPGGLKFAPAISDFVAAANAVGVQQP; encoded by the coding sequence ATGCCCAACATAGAAGAAGTCCTCGCGCAAAATCTCACGCGCCCAAATCAGTATGACGCGGCACTGGACGACACCCCTGAAATATTGGCCCTAGCGTGTGCTGGCTCAGGCAAATCCCGGACTCTCGCCTATCGGATTGCAAGGCTAATCGCGCAGGGCATCGACCCAAAGGGGATCGTCGCATTTACGTTCACTGAAAAGGCTGCCGAGTCGATCAAGCTGCGAGTTGCGTCGGCATTAAAGGCCGTCGGCATTCCCGACACAATGCTCGGTGCGATGTATATCGGAACAATTCACAGTTACTGCCAGAATCTGCTTGGCGCAATGGACGCACGTTATCGTCAGTTCGATGTACTGGACGAAAACCGGCTCAAACTCTACTTGATCTCACGTTATCCCCAGCTTGGGCTTCATCACTTGCGAAACCGCAATGGCCGGCAGGTCGGGTATTTTGAGGTAATTCGGCAAGTCTCTGATGCTTGGAAGGTGCTGAACGATGAAATGCTTGATATTGCCAGTGTCGGTCAGCATGATGCTGCACTCGGAGACGTATTGCAATGTCTCCGTACACGTCTTAACCAAGATCAGTACATCGACTTTTCGATGATGATTCGCCTCGCAGTCGAGGCGCTACTGGCCGGAACCCCGCAAGCTAGACACGCGGTAGGAGAACTTCGGCATCTCATCGTCGATGAGTACCAGGATGTAAACCCTGCACAGGAAGTGCTGATATCCCAGTTGCATTCGCTTGGTGCGACGCTATTCGTTGTGGGAGACGATGACCAAGCCATCTATTCTTGGCGAGGTGCGGATGTTTCAAACATTCTCGATTTCCAACAGCGATTTCCGAATGCCGCCCGCCACAATCTTCCAAAGAACTTCAGAAGCACACCCGCGATTGTCGGCGCAGCAGACGCGTTCATTGCAGCCGAGCTTGGCGCACGACGACTTACGAAGAATCCCCAAGCTGATGTACCTAACGGTCCCGAGGACTTCCGGAAGCTGTGGTTTCAGAGTCGGGCTGACGAAGCAAGTTGGGTCGCGGATCGAATTTTGGCGTTACTGGGTACTCGGTACCAAGAGAAAGACGGCACCATCCGCGGCCTGACTCCAGCCGATTTCGCAATTCTGATGCGCTCGACGCGTCAACCGGAGGGGGATGGCTCTCCCCGGCATCTCGCGTTTACGCAAGCACTTTCAGCGCGCAAGATTGACTACAGTCTCGAAGCTGGAGGCGGAATCTTCGACCGTCCCCAGGTCAGAGTTCTGCGGGATATCTTTGGACTGCTGCGCAACGACAATCCCGCGCGCGATATACTTCAGAACCTTTTTGAGTCTGCAATCGAGCCAGTCTATCCCGATGCAAATTTTTCGCGATTCGCGAATGTGATGGCAGACTGGGGCCGAAGAATTCATCCGCCAGCCGGTGTTCGGCAACGGCTCTTCCCTCAACAGCTCGTTCACGATCTTCTCGAAGCACTTGGAATTCAGAGCTCGAACTTCGATTCTGGCACGATGCAAGATCTTGGGGTTTTCAGCCGAATGCTTCAAGACGTCGAGACGGTATATCTCAGTATTGATTCTCCAAGGCGATTTGGAGAGATACTCAATTTTCTGGAGCATGTGGCAGAGACAGGTTACGACACATCAACGCATGATGTGCTTCTGCGACCCGATGCCGTCACGGTTTCCACGGTTCATAAGGTAAAAGGACTCGAATTCCCTGTAGTTTTCGTCGTTGATGTGGAGTCCCAGCGTTTCCCGAAGAATCGCAGTGCATACGACGGCTGGTTACCCCAGGCTGTAATCGGTTCGTCGCTGAATCGTGGCGCATACCAATCGACACCACAAGAGGAAGCACGTCTTTTCTACACGGCAATCACGAGAGCGGAACGCTTCCTCTATGTAACGGGCAGCGCTAATCTGCCCGGCGCACGAAGGGTAAAGAGTCGATCATCGTACTTCCTGAGACTGGCTCACCAACAACTTTTGGAAATCCCGAACGGGTTACCGGCCGGACTGCAACCGCATGCGCAGCGCCGTCGAATTGATGAAACGGTGATGCCGACCAGTTTTTCGGAGGCCCGCTATTTCTTGCGATGCCCGAAGGATTTTCAATTCAGAAAGAGCTTCGGTTTTAGCCCAGCAATTAGTGAAATGTTCGGTTTTGGGAAGACGGTTCACACGGCCGTCGAAAAATTGCATGAGCTATTTCCCACAACCGTTCCTACAAGCGATCAAGCAGGCCAGATTGCTGAGCAGACATTCCACCTTAAGCACGTCGCACCCAGTCAAGATCCGATAAACCGACCAGGCGGCTACGAGCGAGCCAAGGCCAAAGCCGTTTCAATCCTGAGGGAATACACAAACCAATTTGCGGAAGACTTTATCCAGGAGAGAGCCGTAGAGGTGCGCTTCGAGATACCCCTGACACATGCGGTCTTAATGGGTGCTATCGATCTGCTCCTGAAAGTGGACGAAAACAATCAGATTCTGGACGCGACCGTCATCGACTTCAAAGCGATAGAAGGCGGACCTGATCCGACAAACAACCCTGATCTTGACTGGACGATGTTGGCGCTACAAGTCCAGTTATATGCCCACGCCGCCCGCGAGGTGCTGACTCAGGCGGCGAGAACTGGATCAGTGCACCTCTTGAAGGACAATCAGCGCCTCGAAGTCCCGATTACCGATCAGTCGATTGCGGCCGCGATTGCCAATGTTGAATGGGCGGTTGATCGGATACTCCTAGGTGAGTTTCCGATGCGACCTCATCCAGACAAATGCGCCACCTGTGACTTCAGGTCGCTTTGTCCCAAAACTCCGCAGAATTTCCAAACCGCAGCGCCACCCGAGATTCACGTGCCCGGTGGCCTGAAATTTGCACCAGCCATTAGCGACTTTGTGGCAGCCGCAAACGCCGTGGGAGTACAGCAACCTTGA